In one Cyprinus carpio isolate SPL01 chromosome B2, ASM1834038v1, whole genome shotgun sequence genomic region, the following are encoded:
- the LOC122134226 gene encoding parafibromin-like — translation MSVEKIAAIKAKIMAKKRSTIKTDLDDDITQKQRSFVDAEVDVTRDIVSRERVWRTRTTILQSSGKNFSKNIYLPSYNQ, via the exons ATGTCCGTGGAGAAGATCGCTGCTATCAAGGCTAAGATCATGGCTAAGAAGCGTTCCACCATCAAGACTGacctggacgatgacatcacccAGAAACAGAGAAGCTTCGTGGATGCTGAAGTGGACGTGACCAGAGACATTGTGAGCCGAGAGAGAGTGTGGCGGACGAGGACCACCATTTTACAGAGCAGCGGCAAG AATttctccaaaaatatatatttgccatCCTACAATCAGTGA